One window of the Nitrospira defluvii genome contains the following:
- a CDS encoding DUF2846 domain-containing protein — translation MPHRLLSLGLTLCLLGMPGCFSHIPFQEAPSPTADQTVLYIYRPDSPPALRKATVYINDQQVGDLASKEFTWISLPAGSYVLHVKWSPELFISTENINVHIREKETVFVKIEPATVVFLGGSVVKVRLTGGNHPDQITRVWPLNYVKSNALTVKPLE, via the coding sequence ATGCCCCACCGGCTGTTGAGCCTTGGATTGACGCTGTGCTTATTGGGGATGCCGGGATGCTTCTCTCACATCCCCTTTCAAGAGGCTCCTTCTCCCACAGCGGACCAAACCGTGCTCTATATCTATCGACCCGATTCTCCGCCGGCGCTTCGTAAGGCCACCGTGTATATCAATGACCAACAGGTGGGCGACCTCGCCTCGAAAGAATTTACCTGGATCAGCCTTCCAGCAGGCTCATACGTTCTGCACGTGAAATGGTCGCCCGAACTGTTTATCTCGACGGAAAATATCAACGTGCACATCCGTGAGAAGGAAACGGTCTTTGTGAAAATCGAACCGGCCACGGTCGTCTTCCTCGGTGGGAGCGTGGTCAAGGTCCGGCTCACTGGCGGCAACCATCCCGACCAAATCACCCGTGTGTGGCCATTGAATTACGTGAAATCGAACGCACTCACGGTGAAACCGCTCGAATAG
- a CDS encoding glutamate-5-semialdehyde dehydrogenase, which yields MVEVPVKLYLDKVLKTAREAVRPTSLLTGPVRETALRAMAAAIAEKEEAILAANETDVDAVGKSMTGYENRERVRDAVARIRMAADDVKALVDRLHRIADLPDPLGEVLGRHDEPNGLQVGRVRVPIGLIGVISELSPLETIEAIALCLKSGNVCVFRGSPDWTHTQEIIAAALTTAMTEAGIPRGACTIIDRPEKEAALELIKSGKALDAIIPRGGAGLRKVVQEQARVPILCHDGGITHVYIDDDVEIPLAQNIVVNSKVQNPSAPNSLDTLLVHQGIARPLLSALILRLLDEFKIDIYGCPKTVSLMGQMLMTGHKAVKPAQESDWRKQFQGPSMAIKMVPGFDDALAHIAQHGPSHTCVIVTKSYESAMRFTREVDAGSVLVNASSRLNAGDSLGFGADIGLSSARHHARGPIGLNQLTCEKYVVFGSGQLRHPHPVPLAYEDAIMLKRP from the coding sequence ATGGTTGAAGTTCCAGTTAAACTTTACCTTGATAAAGTATTAAAGACGGCTCGTGAGGCGGTCCGTCCGACGTCGTTGCTGACAGGGCCGGTCCGAGAGACAGCCTTGCGTGCCATGGCGGCGGCGATTGCGGAGAAGGAAGAAGCGATCCTTGCCGCGAATGAGACGGATGTGGACGCGGTGGGCAAGTCCATGACGGGATACGAGAACCGGGAACGGGTGCGTGACGCCGTGGCGAGAATTCGCATGGCGGCCGACGACGTGAAGGCGTTGGTGGATCGATTGCATCGCATCGCCGACTTGCCGGACCCGCTCGGTGAGGTCTTGGGGCGCCACGACGAACCGAATGGATTGCAGGTCGGTCGGGTGCGCGTGCCGATCGGGCTCATCGGCGTCATTTCCGAATTGTCTCCATTGGAAACCATCGAGGCGATAGCACTCTGTTTGAAGTCGGGCAATGTCTGTGTGTTCCGCGGGTCGCCGGATTGGACGCACACGCAGGAGATCATCGCCGCCGCGCTGACCACAGCCATGACGGAGGCGGGGATTCCCCGGGGTGCCTGCACCATCATCGATCGACCGGAGAAGGAAGCGGCGCTTGAGTTGATCAAGTCCGGCAAGGCGTTGGATGCAATTATTCCGCGCGGCGGCGCCGGGTTGCGCAAGGTTGTGCAGGAACAGGCGAGGGTGCCGATTCTCTGTCACGACGGCGGGATCACCCACGTCTACATCGACGATGATGTCGAAATCCCTCTGGCGCAAAATATCGTCGTCAATTCGAAGGTGCAAAATCCCTCGGCGCCCAACTCGCTGGATACACTGCTGGTCCATCAGGGGATCGCCCGTCCGCTGTTGTCGGCCTTGATTCTTCGGTTGTTGGACGAGTTCAAGATCGATATCTACGGCTGTCCGAAAACGGTGTCCCTCATGGGGCAGATGTTGATGACCGGGCATAAGGCGGTCAAGCCGGCACAGGAGAGCGACTGGCGCAAACAGTTTCAGGGACCAAGCATGGCCATCAAGATGGTGCCAGGGTTCGACGATGCCCTCGCGCACATCGCCCAACATGGTCCCAGTCATACCTGTGTCATTGTCACCAAATCGTACGAGTCCGCGATGCGCTTTACCCGGGAGGTCGATGCGGGTTCCGTCCTGGTCAATGCGTCCTCGCGGCTGAATGCCGGCGACAGCCTGGGGTTCGGCGCGGATATCGGACTCAGTTCCGCCCGCCATCATGCGCGCGGACCGATCGGTCTCAACCAACTCACCTGCGAGAAATATGTGGTATTCGGCAGCGGGCAACTGCGGCATCCGCATCCGGTGCCCCTGGCCTACGAAGATGCCATCATGCTGAAACGGCCGTAA
- a CDS encoding SAM-dependent methyltransferase, producing the protein MPGDSNDEIRTSLEQHLKAWGLRRFTSDRDYFAWQQRTFSRNDLDALHRAVETRRQGGSAADQAFYDLTAQPSLIPALYSQRYDYYLEVGSRISAVLDPDQPILDAGCGIGILTTFYAAQHPTCWVIGIDRSSASIDQARRRAKELGLDNVRFECYDLEKDALPERYPAVIATHVLFQSERDLGVPSRSWATFDRDSDPLTQEAFEARTGIGPRLDRLSVALAPGGRAILFEKARLLSRRIPFQRALAARGLFPLLRPEPIRYASVEEITEDGPLYILSRGPASFLWDEQPEPDEGAQLDLSAIMQARGTDEAPLYENHWPSAQVAWAQLPARQVVREVTRDEADGRQLHVEQGLSGDLMYLYVANTFDQRQLVVVEAARRGMLEQYYREIVGENS; encoded by the coding sequence GTGCCTGGCGACTCGAATGACGAGATACGAACGTCGCTGGAGCAACACCTCAAGGCCTGGGGCCTCCGCCGCTTCACCTCCGACCGCGACTACTTCGCCTGGCAACAACGCACGTTCAGTCGGAATGACCTAGACGCACTCCACCGTGCCGTGGAAACCAGGCGGCAGGGAGGCAGCGCCGCCGACCAGGCCTTTTACGATCTGACGGCCCAACCTTCCCTCATCCCCGCACTCTATAGCCAGCGCTACGATTATTACCTCGAGGTCGGGTCTCGAATCTCGGCGGTGCTCGATCCGGACCAGCCGATTCTCGACGCCGGGTGCGGTATCGGCATCCTGACCACGTTCTATGCGGCTCAGCATCCGACCTGCTGGGTCATCGGGATCGACCGGTCGAGTGCCTCGATCGACCAGGCCCGCCGACGCGCCAAAGAATTGGGATTAGACAACGTGCGGTTCGAATGCTACGACCTTGAGAAGGACGCCCTTCCGGAGCGGTACCCGGCGGTCATCGCAACCCATGTGCTGTTTCAATCCGAGCGGGACCTTGGGGTGCCGAGCCGGTCATGGGCGACGTTCGATCGGGATAGCGATCCGCTCACACAAGAGGCATTCGAGGCGCGAACGGGGATCGGACCTCGCTTGGATCGGCTGTCTGTGGCACTGGCTCCCGGCGGCCGGGCGATCCTGTTCGAGAAAGCGCGGTTGCTCTCCCGCCGCATCCCGTTTCAACGGGCCCTGGCAGCCCGGGGGTTATTTCCCTTACTCAGGCCGGAACCGATCCGCTATGCCTCGGTGGAAGAGATCACGGAGGATGGTCCCCTGTACATCCTCTCGCGAGGTCCGGCGTCGTTCCTCTGGGACGAGCAGCCCGAGCCGGATGAAGGAGCTCAACTGGATCTTTCCGCGATCATGCAGGCCCGCGGCACTGACGAGGCTCCGCTGTATGAGAACCATTGGCCCTCGGCTCAGGTGGCATGGGCGCAGTTGCCGGCGCGGCAGGTTGTGCGTGAAGTGACCAGGGATGAGGCCGACGGCCGGCAACTACACGTTGAACAGGGCTTGAGCGGAGATCTCATGTACCTGTATGTCGCCAATACCTTCGATCAGCGTCAGTTGGTGGTCGTGGAAGCGGCCCGGCGGGGGATGCTGGAACAGTATTACCGGGAGATCGTAGGTGAGAATTCGTGA
- a CDS encoding nucleotidyltransferase family protein codes for MTQTNTPPSRTALEVVGLIPAAGQAKRLQPFPCSKEVYPVGFALDEKTGLPRPKVAAHYLLEKFRVAGITKAFFVIKDGKWDIPNYFREGDLVGLSLAYLVIGGSLGPPDTIDRAYPFIEQKCVAFGFPDIVFGPDDAYRQLIAAQERTGADVVLGLHRVYDHRVWDMVECDADGLVRNIVMKPAATTLIYGWCCAVWTPTFSQFLHHFLRAEETRRNLAQLANPAHDLGGDLAVGVVLQAALKAGLVLHSVIFPHDTYIDIGTPGDLAKAVREFSLK; via the coding sequence ATGACGCAGACGAACACACCACCTTCACGGACGGCCCTTGAAGTCGTCGGCTTGATTCCCGCCGCGGGCCAAGCCAAACGGCTGCAGCCGTTCCCCTGCAGCAAGGAAGTCTATCCCGTCGGCTTCGCCCTCGACGAGAAGACCGGGCTGCCGCGTCCGAAAGTCGCGGCCCACTACTTACTGGAAAAATTCCGGGTCGCCGGAATCACGAAGGCCTTCTTCGTGATCAAAGACGGCAAATGGGACATTCCGAACTATTTTCGAGAGGGCGACCTGGTCGGTCTGTCGCTGGCCTATCTCGTGATCGGCGGATCGCTGGGGCCGCCGGATACCATCGATCGCGCCTATCCGTTTATCGAACAGAAATGCGTGGCGTTTGGCTTTCCGGATATTGTGTTCGGGCCCGACGATGCCTATCGACAGTTGATCGCAGCGCAGGAGCGAACCGGCGCGGATGTGGTCTTAGGCCTGCATCGGGTATATGACCACCGCGTGTGGGACATGGTGGAGTGCGATGCCGACGGCCTCGTGCGGAATATTGTGATGAAACCGGCAGCGACGACGTTGATCTACGGCTGGTGCTGCGCGGTTTGGACGCCCACCTTCTCGCAGTTTCTCCACCACTTTCTGCGCGCAGAGGAGACACGCCGCAATTTGGCGCAATTGGCCAATCCCGCCCATGATCTGGGCGGAGATCTCGCTGTGGGCGTCGTGCTGCAGGCCGCGCTCAAGGCGGGGCTGGTTCTGCACAGCGTGATTTTCCCTCACGATACCTATATCGATATCGGCACGCCGGGGGATCTTGCCAAAGCGGTGCGGGAGTTTAGCCTAAAATAG
- a CDS encoding CHAT domain-containing protein has protein sequence MGHTQSGKVSWATSEGWEVRATGAVRGGRRATAEAPDPFLKNLTATKRWQIEQTLTATPKVRRGEAAAAPLTLDVEGGPDDIYMVMTRYASGAVRFHMPSEPARRGRRRGARTLYRFSIPIPAAPVAEPGGRRGFISATIKAVVLKVAGKIADYALAKLALLWETATWKLKGRREGWLTVTAEGLSSNAALPAADFRTLSTTGRNLLFLHGTFSSTTADFKGLAKTPGGNGKTLFEELKEVYENRIYGFDHFTLSRTPEENVRMLLEALPDRRTTFDVITHSRGGLVLRHLVERRDRFGSLADRFAVGRAVLVASPNGGTPLASPDHVTQYTNWLSNVMELFPDNPFTTGVEFVSEALSWIARRLVGSLPGLASMDNNGDIIQALQAAPDPPSEAYSALVANFEPDGALLQRIIDAGADLFFPTANDLVVPTEGGWRVDPQTGAAAIPGTRVGCFGLGGNLPQLNPVNHVNFFDDPGTVDFLVRALRGQAQPITPIDIAQDLPSGRRRGAARMQPPAVAVASGKRGEPTVPRATVSPVRQQAPTEMPTATPEPEDVFHIALIAPTQGADVAQLIATFRNARVMEYLRTGGKATAASTKRRGSTTAATTQWDLIKAGQAHIQGYIDGDPAYPQLPNESALQRMGGALFEALFPDQVRRLYDAARSEQVNRRLNLIFTSDIGWIADQSWEFIYDPDRRTFLALEEINFTRNVLTAIPAERIPAREGMRILVVVAQPLGLGTLSVEEEADVIQSGFRRLLDAGLAEVELLLDATPELLHRRLESADAPFDILHFIGHGEYDEQSDCGYLMFENQDGGEQRLDSSTLRQIVCRRGIRLVCLNACETGRGGRQDFSRGVAQALIAGGVPAVVANQYPVLDVSATAFSRHFYWALAMGHSIGDAAREARVSVNYSISGEAIDWAVPVVFARNPAQHLCLPRTAADYERTRSAAVRSRRRAVGDRVRIGIWNAHRMIPHLPDICERLTQVQTRYAFETVSFPAPIGTWRREQEKDQAFVVAETLYERLKSKPKELAVNQLICMINFPMKDARTSYLYYWRRDPLIVTSTFELLEQLNEREFTVERMMAHLAAAVVAGIPPHPRRVGPADCPLFFNEKRDIKSIAGRLRFCTNCRKQFSDREARERLAAAEQILAAYP, from the coding sequence ATGGGACACACACAATCCGGAAAGGTGAGCTGGGCGACATCGGAGGGCTGGGAGGTTCGTGCAACTGGCGCCGTGCGCGGAGGTCGGCGGGCAACCGCGGAAGCACCCGATCCATTTCTGAAGAATCTCACCGCGACCAAACGCTGGCAGATCGAACAGACGCTCACCGCCACGCCGAAAGTCCGACGAGGCGAAGCCGCTGCCGCGCCCCTCACACTCGACGTAGAAGGTGGCCCCGACGACATCTACATGGTGATGACGCGTTATGCCTCCGGCGCCGTTCGGTTTCACATGCCCAGCGAGCCGGCTCGCCGGGGACGACGCAGAGGGGCACGAACCCTCTACCGGTTTTCGATTCCCATCCCCGCCGCTCCCGTTGCTGAGCCCGGTGGACGCAGAGGGTTCATCAGCGCCACCATCAAAGCAGTTGTGCTGAAAGTCGCCGGGAAAATAGCCGACTATGCGCTCGCCAAGCTGGCCCTGCTCTGGGAAACCGCGACCTGGAAGTTGAAAGGCCGACGAGAAGGATGGCTCACGGTCACCGCGGAGGGCCTCAGCAGCAACGCAGCGCTACCTGCCGCCGACTTCCGGACCCTCAGCACCACCGGTCGTAATCTCCTATTCCTGCACGGCACCTTCTCCAGTACGACCGCCGATTTCAAAGGATTGGCCAAGACACCTGGCGGCAACGGCAAGACCCTGTTCGAGGAACTGAAGGAGGTCTACGAAAACCGGATCTATGGGTTCGATCACTTCACCCTCAGTCGCACGCCGGAAGAAAACGTCCGCATGCTGCTCGAAGCCTTGCCCGATCGCCGCACCACCTTCGACGTGATCACCCATTCGCGCGGCGGGCTCGTCCTTCGACATCTCGTCGAACGCCGCGACCGCTTCGGATCGCTGGCCGATCGATTCGCCGTCGGCCGCGCCGTGCTGGTGGCGAGCCCGAACGGCGGAACCCCCCTCGCCTCGCCGGACCACGTTACCCAGTACACGAACTGGCTATCTAACGTGATGGAGTTGTTCCCGGATAATCCGTTTACCACCGGTGTGGAGTTTGTGAGCGAAGCCCTGTCGTGGATTGCCCGTCGCCTGGTCGGCAGCCTCCCGGGCCTCGCCTCGATGGATAACAATGGCGACATCATTCAGGCCTTGCAGGCTGCGCCAGATCCTCCGAGTGAGGCCTACTCGGCCCTTGTCGCGAATTTCGAGCCGGACGGCGCCTTACTGCAACGAATCATCGACGCAGGGGCAGACCTCTTCTTCCCGACCGCGAACGACCTCGTTGTCCCGACCGAAGGCGGCTGGCGTGTGGATCCGCAAACGGGAGCCGCCGCTATCCCGGGGACCCGTGTCGGCTGTTTTGGGCTCGGCGGCAATCTGCCGCAACTGAATCCCGTGAACCATGTGAATTTCTTCGATGACCCCGGCACAGTGGATTTTCTCGTTCGCGCGTTACGCGGACAGGCACAGCCCATCACGCCGATCGATATCGCGCAGGACCTGCCATCGGGTAGGCGTCGCGGCGCCGCCCGCATGCAACCACCGGCAGTCGCCGTAGCCTCCGGGAAACGCGGAGAGCCGACAGTACCCAGAGCGACGGTCTCTCCCGTCCGGCAGCAGGCACCGACCGAGATGCCGACAGCCACTCCGGAGCCGGAAGATGTGTTCCATATCGCCTTGATCGCTCCCACGCAGGGTGCGGACGTCGCACAATTGATCGCCACCTTCCGCAATGCGCGGGTCATGGAGTATCTGCGCACCGGAGGGAAAGCCACAGCCGCCTCGACGAAACGTCGCGGCTCCACCACTGCGGCCACAACTCAGTGGGATCTCATCAAGGCCGGACAGGCGCACATCCAAGGGTACATCGACGGCGACCCCGCCTATCCGCAACTACCGAACGAGTCCGCGCTGCAACGCATGGGCGGCGCCCTCTTCGAAGCTCTCTTTCCCGACCAGGTGCGGCGGCTCTATGACGCCGCGCGGTCGGAGCAAGTGAATCGCCGCCTCAACCTGATCTTCACCTCCGACATCGGGTGGATTGCCGACCAGTCGTGGGAATTCATCTACGACCCCGACCGGAGAACGTTCCTGGCGCTCGAAGAAATCAATTTCACCCGTAACGTGCTGACCGCCATTCCAGCCGAACGCATTCCAGCCCGCGAAGGCATGCGTATCCTGGTCGTGGTGGCTCAACCGCTTGGTCTCGGTACGCTGTCGGTGGAGGAAGAGGCCGATGTCATTCAAAGCGGATTCCGCCGACTCCTCGACGCGGGACTGGCCGAGGTTGAACTATTGCTTGACGCCACCCCGGAACTGCTCCACCGCCGCCTGGAAAGCGCTGACGCCCCCTTCGACATTCTACATTTCATCGGCCACGGCGAATACGACGAACAGAGCGACTGCGGTTATCTCATGTTTGAAAACCAGGACGGCGGCGAACAACGGTTGGATTCCTCCACCCTGCGCCAGATCGTCTGCCGTCGAGGCATCAGGCTGGTCTGCTTGAACGCCTGTGAAACCGGCCGGGGCGGCCGCCAGGATTTCAGTCGCGGCGTGGCGCAGGCCCTCATTGCCGGCGGCGTCCCGGCGGTGGTCGCGAACCAGTATCCGGTGCTGGACGTCTCCGCCACGGCCTTCTCCCGTCACTTCTACTGGGCGCTGGCCATGGGACACAGCATCGGCGATGCCGCTCGCGAGGCGCGGGTGTCGGTCAATTACTCCATCTCCGGAGAAGCCATCGATTGGGCGGTACCGGTCGTCTTTGCGCGCAATCCTGCCCAACATCTCTGCCTCCCGAGAACGGCCGCCGACTATGAGCGCACCAGAAGCGCAGCCGTACGCAGCCGGCGACGCGCCGTGGGGGATCGCGTCAGAATCGGAATCTGGAATGCCCATCGCATGATTCCGCATCTTCCGGACATCTGCGAACGCCTCACCCAGGTCCAAACGCGCTACGCCTTCGAAACCGTCTCGTTTCCCGCACCGATCGGGACCTGGCGGCGGGAGCAGGAGAAGGATCAGGCCTTCGTGGTCGCAGAAACGCTCTATGAGCGATTGAAATCGAAACCGAAAGAACTCGCCGTCAACCAGCTCATCTGCATGATCAACTTTCCGATGAAGGATGCGCGGACCAGCTATCTGTACTATTGGCGGCGGGACCCGCTGATCGTGACCTCAACGTTTGAGCTGCTCGAACAACTCAACGAGCGGGAATTCACGGTCGAGCGGATGATGGCGCATCTGGCGGCCGCAGTCGTCGCAGGCATTCCGCCACATCCACGCCGGGTGGGACCTGCCGATTGCCCGCTTTTTTTCAACGAGAAACGGGACATCAAGTCGATCGCCGGGCGGCTCAGGTTTTGTACGAACTGTCGGAAGCAGTTTTCGGATAGGGAGGCGCGTGAACGACTGGCAGCAGCCGAACAGATCCTTGCGGCCTACCCTTGA
- a CDS encoding DUF4412 domain-containing protein, with protein MLTRLLVTLVVSAATLFPLSPALATERVNVEYSADQIIESEEGAMRTRIYSTPTKERREMTQGGASMFTIIRHDKNLNWTLMPEEKMYMEASGNPASSGTSDLSNYQVEQTALGEESLNGVVMHKSKIIMTGKDGTKMGGFMWTTKEGILAKIDAIAIEKGQKSRFKMEQTNIQIGKQPAELFEIPKGFEKLDMSGMGMGMDMLKGMMGR; from the coding sequence ATGCTCACCAGACTATTGGTCACTCTCGTCGTGAGTGCCGCGACACTGTTCCCCCTAAGCCCAGCCCTCGCAACGGAACGTGTGAATGTCGAATACTCTGCCGACCAGATCATTGAATCCGAAGAGGGCGCGATGAGAACCCGCATCTACTCTACCCCCACGAAGGAGCGCCGGGAGATGACCCAGGGTGGTGCGTCCATGTTCACCATCATTCGCCACGACAAGAACCTGAACTGGACGCTCATGCCGGAAGAGAAGATGTACATGGAGGCCTCCGGAAATCCCGCATCGAGTGGGACCTCCGACCTCTCCAATTACCAGGTTGAGCAGACGGCACTGGGAGAGGAGTCGCTGAATGGAGTCGTGATGCACAAGAGCAAGATCATCATGACCGGCAAGGACGGGACCAAAATGGGTGGCTTCATGTGGACCACGAAGGAAGGCATTCTTGCCAAAATCGACGCGATCGCCATTGAGAAGGGGCAGAAGTCCCGTTTCAAGATGGAGCAGACCAATATCCAGATCGGGAAACAACCGGCCGAGTTGTTCGAAATCCCCAAAGGCTTCGAGAAGTTGGACATGAGCGGCATGGGCATGGGGATGGACATGCTCAAAGGCATGATGGGTCGTTGA
- a CDS encoding 5'-nucleotidase, lipoprotein e(P4) family, which yields MTTTPWHFRQTDRMFTHLCWVVLVLMTGTGCASHRDTHELLDSLLWVRTSAEYHVLSSTTYRQAGEALDRALRERTWSAMPEDTGDIANWPPAVILDLDETVLDNSAFEGWLVTQRATFSPSAWDDWVREADAPAVPGALDFIAQAHSKGVAILFITNRHAGQESSTRLNLEKLGVPLPNDFDTVLSEGEPPFNWPADKSSRRQYLANRFRILLLIGDDLGDFVSGAGDTPEQRVRLAREHSERWGTTWFLLPNPMYGSWERALVSPSLSDDDRLKAKRARAGARR from the coding sequence ATGACTACAACTCCTTGGCATTTCCGACAGACCGATCGGATGTTCACGCACCTGTGCTGGGTTGTGCTGGTACTGATGACCGGCACGGGATGCGCAAGTCACCGGGATACCCATGAGCTCCTAGACAGTCTGCTCTGGGTGCGGACATCCGCCGAGTATCACGTACTCTCCTCGACCACCTACCGCCAGGCCGGTGAGGCGCTGGATCGCGCGTTGCGGGAGCGAACCTGGAGCGCGATGCCGGAGGACACCGGCGACATCGCGAACTGGCCGCCGGCCGTTATCCTAGACCTGGACGAAACGGTGCTGGACAACAGTGCCTTCGAGGGGTGGCTGGTGACACAGCGCGCCACGTTCAGCCCGTCGGCATGGGACGACTGGGTGCGTGAGGCCGATGCGCCAGCCGTCCCGGGCGCGCTGGACTTCATCGCGCAGGCCCACAGCAAGGGCGTCGCGATCCTGTTCATCACCAATCGGCATGCCGGCCAGGAGTCCTCAACCAGACTCAACCTCGAGAAACTCGGTGTCCCTCTTCCCAATGACTTCGACACGGTACTGTCGGAAGGCGAGCCACCGTTCAACTGGCCGGCGGACAAGTCGAGCCGAAGACAGTACCTCGCGAACCGATTTCGCATCCTGCTGCTGATCGGGGATGATCTGGGAGATTTTGTCTCTGGCGCAGGTGACACTCCTGAACAACGCGTCCGTCTGGCCCGCGAGCACAGCGAACGCTGGGGCACTACGTGGTTTCTCCTTCCCAATCCGATGTACGGGTCCTGGGAACGCGCGCTTGTCTCACCGTCTCTATCCGACGACGACCGCCTGAAGGCCAAACGCGCAAGGGCCGGAGCGCGCCGTTGA
- a CDS encoding tetratricopeptide repeat protein: MRISTVMVTGIALLLTACPHPHVSSPPSFPPSWETLIHKGDIEQEHWRYAEAEYYYSQAVKRAQEFGAEDARLARSLRSLSSVTSRRGNYAAAWAYAEQALGIYRHLFGPESGEVGMTESMLGNIAGDHGSLGEAKQLYTQSQRHIAAAYGPQDPRLGEPMMGLASLYLMTNRVGEAESLVRQVVTLWAKSESPDPSKLCLALRHLGALLLTQNRLDEAEPILKRSYETAQKRLGDNHPQTAASLSTWSALQLVRGHPEEAEPLYGQVIHMVERSSGTSHPEVAVALTNHAEALFAIKHYAHAEQQLRRAIAIYEQQTGPSSTKLANTLVSLAVAVWKQGRRDAEPLFTRGLTLTESTYGPDHLALAKALGLYAQFLRDQNRNAEADAFAERAESIRAKSTPGHPTS, translated from the coding sequence ATGAGGATCAGCACGGTCATGGTGACCGGCATCGCTTTGCTCCTGACGGCTTGTCCACATCCCCACGTATCTTCCCCGCCCTCCTTTCCGCCTTCCTGGGAAACGCTCATTCACAAGGGTGACATCGAACAGGAGCATTGGCGATATGCTGAAGCCGAATACTACTATTCGCAAGCCGTCAAACGCGCTCAGGAGTTCGGAGCCGAGGACGCTCGCTTGGCAAGGTCGCTACGGAGCCTCTCCTCCGTCACCTCAAGAAGGGGCAACTATGCCGCCGCCTGGGCCTATGCCGAGCAGGCACTTGGCATATATCGGCATCTCTTCGGGCCTGAGAGCGGTGAAGTTGGGATGACAGAGTCCATGCTGGGGAACATTGCTGGAGACCATGGATCACTCGGCGAAGCCAAACAACTGTACACGCAATCGCAGAGGCACATTGCTGCAGCATACGGCCCTCAAGACCCTCGCCTAGGCGAGCCGATGATGGGCTTGGCCAGTCTATACCTGATGACTAATCGCGTGGGCGAAGCAGAGAGTCTGGTGCGACAGGTCGTCACACTGTGGGCGAAATCTGAGAGTCCTGATCCATCCAAACTGTGCCTGGCCCTTCGCCATCTCGGCGCCCTCCTACTCACGCAAAATCGACTGGACGAGGCAGAGCCGATCTTGAAACGGTCTTATGAAACCGCGCAGAAGCGACTAGGCGACAATCATCCTCAAACTGCCGCCAGTCTTTCTACCTGGTCGGCCCTTCAGCTTGTTCGTGGGCATCCGGAAGAAGCGGAGCCACTCTACGGCCAAGTCATCCACATGGTGGAGCGAAGCTCCGGGACGTCTCACCCAGAAGTGGCCGTCGCACTGACGAATCATGCAGAGGCGCTGTTCGCCATCAAACACTATGCCCATGCGGAGCAACAGCTCCGCCGAGCCATAGCGATTTATGAGCAGCAGACTGGTCCGAGTTCCACAAAGCTTGCCAATACGCTAGTGTCTCTGGCGGTTGCGGTTTGGAAGCAGGGACGCAGGGACGCGGAGCCTCTGTTCACGCGTGGCCTGACGCTTACAGAAAGCACCTACGGTCCCGATCATCTCGCCCTTGCCAAGGCCCTAGGCCTCTATGCGCAGTTTCTTCGGGATCAAAACCGGAATGCTGAGGCGGATGCCTTTGCGGAGAGAGCCGAGTCCATTCGGGCCAAGAGTACGCCGGGCCATCCCACGTCCTAA